In Camelus bactrianus isolate YW-2024 breed Bactrian camel chromosome 18, ASM4877302v1, whole genome shotgun sequence, one DNA window encodes the following:
- the ATXN2L gene encoding ataxin-2-like protein isoform X4, producing the protein MLKPQPPQQTSQPQQPPPTQQAVARRPPGGTSPPNGGLPGPLASTSAPPGPPAAASPCLGPAAAAGSGLRRGAEGILAPQPPPQQQQHQERTGAAAIGSARGQSTGKGPPQSPVFEGVYNNSRMLHFLTAVVGSTCDVKVKNGTTYEGIFKTLSSKFELAVDAVHRKASEPAGGPRREDIVDTMVFKPSDVMLVHFRNVDFNYATKDKFTDSAIAMNSKVNGEHKEKVLQRWEGGDSNSDDYDLESDMSNGWDPNEMFKFNEENYGVKTTYDSSLSSYTVPLEKDNSEEFRQRELRAAQLAREIESSPQYRLRIAMENDDGRTEEEKHSAVQRQGSGRESPSLASREGKYIPLPQRVREGPRGGVRCSSSRGGRPGLSSLPPRGPHHLDNSSPGPGSETRGINGGPSRMSPKAQRPLRGAKTLSSPSSRPSGEASVPPPAAVGRMYPPRSPKSAAPAPISASCPEPPIGSAVPTSSASIPVTSAVVDPGVGSISPASPKISLAPTDVKELPAKEPGRTLESQELSRIAGKVPGLQNEQKRFQLEELRKFGAQFKLQPSSSPETSLDPFPPRILKEEAKGKEKEVDGLLTSEPMGSPVSSKTESVSDKEDKPPLPAAGSTEGPDQPPPPCPSQTGSPPVSLMKGDDKDEGPVAEQVKKSTLNPNAKEFNPTKPLLSVNKSTSTPTSPGPRTHSTPSIPVLTAGQSGLYSPQYISYIPQIHMGPAVQAPQMYPYPVSNSVPGQQGKYRGAKGSLPPQRSDQHQPASAPPMMQAAAAAGPPLVAATPYSSYIPYNPPQFPGQPTMMQPMAHYPSQPVFAPMLQSNPRMLTSGSHPQAIVSSSTPQYPSAEQPTPQALYATVHQSYPHHATQLHAHQPQPATTPTGSQPQSQHAAPSPVQHQAGQAPHLGSGQPQQNLYHPGALTGTPPSLPPGPSAQSPQSNFPQPAAVYAIHHQQLPHGFTNMAHVTQAHVQTGITAAPPPHPGAPHPPQVMLLHPPQSHGGPPQGAVPQSGVPALSASTPSPYPYIGHPQGEQPGQAPGFPGGADDRIPPLPPPGELKIVLAAT; encoded by the exons ATGTTGAAGCCTCAGCCGCCACAACAGacctcccagccccagcagccgCCCCCCACGCAACAGGCCGTGGCCCGCCGGCCTCCCGGGGGCACCAGCCCTCCCAACGGCGGCCTCCCGGGGCCCCTGGCCTCCACCTCGGctcccccagggcctcctgccGCCGCTTCTCCCTGTCTGGGGCCTGCAGCCGCTGCCGGGAGCGGGCTCCGCCGGGGAGCCGAGGGCATCttggcaccgcagccgccgccgcagcAGCAGCAACATCAGGAGAGGACAGGGGCAGCGGCCATCGGCAGCGCCAG GGGACAAAGCACAGGAAAGGGACCCCCACAGTCACCG GTGTTTGAGGGTGTCTACAACAATTCCAGAATGCTGCATTTCCTTACAGCTGTTGTG GGCTCCACTTGTGATGTAAAGGTGAAGAATGGTACCACCTATGAAGGTATCTTCAAGACACTGAGCTCAAAG TTTGAACTGGCTGTAGACGCTGTGCACCGGAAAGCATCTGAGCCAGCAGGTGGTCCTCGTCGGGAGGACATAGTGGATACCATGGTATTTAAGCCAAGTGATGTCATGCTTGTCCACTTCCGAAATGTTGACTTCAATTATGCTACTAAAG ACAAGTTCACTGATTCAGCCATTGCCATGAACTCGAAGGTGAATGGGGAGCACAAAGAGAAGGTGCTTCAGCGTTGGGAGGGGGGCGACAGCAACAGCGATGACTACGACCTCGAGTCTGACATG tCCAATGGATGGGACCCCAATGAAATGTTCAAGTTCAATGAGGAGAACTATGGTGTGAAGACCACCTATGACAGCAGTCTCTCTTCTTACAC TGTGCCCTTAGAGAAAGACAACTCAGAAGAATTTCGACAAAGGGAGCTGCGTGCGGCCCAGTTGGCTCGAGAGATTGAATCGAGCCCCCAGTACCGCCTGAGGATCGCCATGGAGAACGATGATGGGCgcacagaggaggagaagcaCAGCGCAGTCCAGCGACAGGGTTCAGGGCGAGAGAGCCCCAGCTTGGCATCGAG GGAGGGAAAGTATATCCCTCTACCCCAACGAGTTCGGGAAGGTCCCCGGGGAGGAGTTCGATGCAGTAGCTCTCGGGGTGGCCGTCCTGGCCTTAGCTCTTTGCCACCTCGTGGTCCTCACCATCTTGACAATAGCAGTCCCGGCCCAGGTTCTGAGACACGTGGTATCAATGGAG gtcctTCCCGCATGTCCCCTAAGGCACAGCGGCCTCTGAGAGGTGCCAAGACTCTCTCTTCTCCCAGCAGCAGGCCTTCTGGAGAAGCTTCTGTTCCACCTCCTGCTGCAG TGGGCCGGATGTACCCCCCACGCTCTCCCAAgtcagctgcccctgccccaatCTCAGCTTCCTGTCCAGAGCCTCCCATCGGCTCAGCAGTACCAACCTCTTCAGCTTCCATCCCTGTGACATCAGCAGTTGTGGATCCTGGAGTAGGCTCCATTTCCCCAGCTTCTCCAAAGATCTCACTGGCCCCCACGGATG TAAAAGAACTTCCAGCCAAGGAACCTGGGAGAACTCTGGAGTCCCAGGAGCTGTCCCGGATAGCTGGGAAAg TCCCTGGCCTTCAGAACGAACAGAAACGCTTTCAACTGGAAGAACTGAGAAAGTTTGGGGCCCAGTTTAAG CTTCAGCCCAGTAGCTCCCCTGAGACCAGCCTGGATCCTTTTCCTCCCCGGATCCTAAAGGAGGAGGccaaagggaaggagaaggaagttgATGGTCTTTTGACTTCAGAGCCCATGGGGTCCCCTGTTTCCTCCAAGACAGAATCCGTATCGGATAAGGAGGACAAACCACCCCTGCCAGCAGCAGGAAGCACTGAGGGGCCAGATCAGCCCCCTCCACCTTGCCCAAGCCAAACTGGCAGCCCCCCAGTGAGCCTCATGAAGGGAGATGACAAGGATGAGGGCCCTGTTGCTGA ACAAGTGAAGAAGTCAACATTGAATCCCAATGCCAAGGAGTTCAATCCCACTAAGCCTCTGCTGTCTGTG AATAAATCCACCAGTACTCCAACTTCTCCTGGGCCCCGGACTCATTCAACCCCCTCCATCCCGGTGCTGACGGCAGGCCAGAGTGGGCTCTATAGCCCCCAGTATATTTCCTACATACCTCAGATCCACATGGGACCAGCTGTTCAG GCACCTCAGATGTATCCATATCCTGTGTCCAACTCAGTGCCTGGACAGCAGGGCAAGTACCGGGGAGCAAAAG gctccctgccccCCCAGCGCTCGGACCAACACCAGCCAGCCTCGGCCCCTCCGATGATGCAGGCCGCTGCCGCTGCCGGCCCACCTCTGGTGGCTGCCACACCCTATTCTTCCTACATCCCCTACAACCCACCACAGTTCCCAGGCCAGCCCACCATGATGCAGCCCATGGCCCACTACCCCTCGCAG CCGGTGTTTGCCCCCATGCTTCAAAGCAACCCACGCATGCTGACGTCGGGGAGCCATCCCCAGGCCATCGTGTCATCCTCCACCCCTCAGTACCCTTCTGCAGAGCAGCCCACCCCCCAAGCCCTTTATG CCACTGTTCACCAGTCCTATCCACACCATGCCACGCAGCTCCATGCCCACCAGCCGCAGCCGGCCACCACACCTACTGGGAGCCAGCCGCAGTCCCAGCATGCGGCCCCCAGTCCTGTCCAG CACCAGGCGGGGCAGGCCCCACACCTGGGCAGTGGACAGCCACAGCAGAATCTGTACCACCCAGGGGCCCTGACAGGCACACCGCCTTCTCTGCCGCCGGGACCTTCTGCCCAGTCCCCTCAGAGCAACTTCCCCCAGCCAGCCGCTGTGTACGCCATCCACCACCAGCAGCTGCCCCACGGCTTCACCAACATGGCCCATGTTACCCAG GCCCATGTCCAAACTGGAATCACAGCAGCCCCGCCCCCTCACCCTGGGGCTCCCCACCcgccccaggtgatgctgctgcacCCACCCCAGAGCCATGGGGGCCCCCCCCAAGGCGCAGTGCCCCAGAGTGGGGTGCCTGCACTCTCAGCTTCCACACCCTCACCCTACCCCTACATCGGACACCCCCAAGGTGAGCAGCCTGGCCAGGCGCCTGGATTTCCAGGAGGAGCCGATGACAGGATTC CTCCCCTTCCACCCCCCGGGGAACTGAAGATTGTCCTGGCCGCGACCTGA
- the ATXN2L gene encoding ataxin-2-like protein isoform X9 produces MLKPQPPQQTSQPQQPPPTQQAVARRPPGGTSPPNGGLPGPLASTSAPPGPPAAASPCLGPAAAAGSGLRRGAEGILAPQPPPQQQQHQERTGAAAIGSARGQSTGKGPPQSPVFEGVYNNSRMLHFLTAVVGSTCDVKVKNGTTYEGIFKTLSSKFELAVDAVHRKASEPAGGPRREDIVDTMVFKPSDVMLVHFRNVDFNYATKDKFTDSAIAMNSKVNGEHKEKVLQRWEGGDSNSDDYDLESDMSNGWDPNEMFKFNEENYGVKTTYDSSLSSYTVPLEKDNSEEFRQRELRAAQLAREIESSPQYRLRIAMENDDGRTEEEKHSAVQRQGSGRESPSLASREGKYIPLPQRVREGPRGGVRCSSSRGGRPGLSSLPPRGPHHLDNSSPGPGSETRGINGGPSRMSPKAQRPLRGAKTLSSPSSRPSGEASVPPPAAVLPFLPVGRMYPPRSPKSAAPAPISASCPEPPIGSAVPTSSASIPVTSAVVDPGVGSISPASPKISLAPTDVKELPAKEPGRTLESQELSRIAGKVPGLQNEQKRFQLEELRKFGAQFKLQPSSSPETSLDPFPPRILKEEAKGKEKEVDGLLTSEPMGSPVSSKTESVSDKEDKPPLPAAGSTEGPDQPPPPCPSQTGSPPVSLMKGDDKDEGPVAEQVKKSTLNPNAKEFNPTKPLLSVNKSTSTPTSPGPRTHSTPSIPVLTAGQSGLYSPQYISYIPQIHMGPAVQAPQMYPYPVSNSVPGQQGKYRGAKGSLPPQRSDQHQPASAPPMMQAAAAAGPPLVAATPYSSYIPYNPPQFPGQPTMMQPMAHYPSQPVFAPMLQSNPRMLTSGSHPQAIVSSSTPQYPSAEQPTPQALYATVHQSYPHHATQLHAHQPQPATTPTGSQPQSQHAAPSPVQHQAGQAPHLGSGQPQQNLYHPGALTGTPPSLPPGPSAQSPQSNFPQPAAVYAIHHQQLPHGFTNMAHVTQAHVQTGITAAPPPHPGAPHPPQVMLLHPPQSHGGPPQGAVPQSGVPALSASTPSPYPYIGHPQAP; encoded by the exons ATGTTGAAGCCTCAGCCGCCACAACAGacctcccagccccagcagccgCCCCCCACGCAACAGGCCGTGGCCCGCCGGCCTCCCGGGGGCACCAGCCCTCCCAACGGCGGCCTCCCGGGGCCCCTGGCCTCCACCTCGGctcccccagggcctcctgccGCCGCTTCTCCCTGTCTGGGGCCTGCAGCCGCTGCCGGGAGCGGGCTCCGCCGGGGAGCCGAGGGCATCttggcaccgcagccgccgccgcagcAGCAGCAACATCAGGAGAGGACAGGGGCAGCGGCCATCGGCAGCGCCAG GGGACAAAGCACAGGAAAGGGACCCCCACAGTCACCG GTGTTTGAGGGTGTCTACAACAATTCCAGAATGCTGCATTTCCTTACAGCTGTTGTG GGCTCCACTTGTGATGTAAAGGTGAAGAATGGTACCACCTATGAAGGTATCTTCAAGACACTGAGCTCAAAG TTTGAACTGGCTGTAGACGCTGTGCACCGGAAAGCATCTGAGCCAGCAGGTGGTCCTCGTCGGGAGGACATAGTGGATACCATGGTATTTAAGCCAAGTGATGTCATGCTTGTCCACTTCCGAAATGTTGACTTCAATTATGCTACTAAAG ACAAGTTCACTGATTCAGCCATTGCCATGAACTCGAAGGTGAATGGGGAGCACAAAGAGAAGGTGCTTCAGCGTTGGGAGGGGGGCGACAGCAACAGCGATGACTACGACCTCGAGTCTGACATG tCCAATGGATGGGACCCCAATGAAATGTTCAAGTTCAATGAGGAGAACTATGGTGTGAAGACCACCTATGACAGCAGTCTCTCTTCTTACAC TGTGCCCTTAGAGAAAGACAACTCAGAAGAATTTCGACAAAGGGAGCTGCGTGCGGCCCAGTTGGCTCGAGAGATTGAATCGAGCCCCCAGTACCGCCTGAGGATCGCCATGGAGAACGATGATGGGCgcacagaggaggagaagcaCAGCGCAGTCCAGCGACAGGGTTCAGGGCGAGAGAGCCCCAGCTTGGCATCGAG GGAGGGAAAGTATATCCCTCTACCCCAACGAGTTCGGGAAGGTCCCCGGGGAGGAGTTCGATGCAGTAGCTCTCGGGGTGGCCGTCCTGGCCTTAGCTCTTTGCCACCTCGTGGTCCTCACCATCTTGACAATAGCAGTCCCGGCCCAGGTTCTGAGACACGTGGTATCAATGGAG gtcctTCCCGCATGTCCCCTAAGGCACAGCGGCCTCTGAGAGGTGCCAAGACTCTCTCTTCTCCCAGCAGCAGGCCTTCTGGAGAAGCTTCTGTTCCACCTCCTGCTGCAG TTCTCCCATTTCTTCCAGTGGGCCGGATGTACCCCCCACGCTCTCCCAAgtcagctgcccctgccccaatCTCAGCTTCCTGTCCAGAGCCTCCCATCGGCTCAGCAGTACCAACCTCTTCAGCTTCCATCCCTGTGACATCAGCAGTTGTGGATCCTGGAGTAGGCTCCATTTCCCCAGCTTCTCCAAAGATCTCACTGGCCCCCACGGATG TAAAAGAACTTCCAGCCAAGGAACCTGGGAGAACTCTGGAGTCCCAGGAGCTGTCCCGGATAGCTGGGAAAg TCCCTGGCCTTCAGAACGAACAGAAACGCTTTCAACTGGAAGAACTGAGAAAGTTTGGGGCCCAGTTTAAG CTTCAGCCCAGTAGCTCCCCTGAGACCAGCCTGGATCCTTTTCCTCCCCGGATCCTAAAGGAGGAGGccaaagggaaggagaaggaagttgATGGTCTTTTGACTTCAGAGCCCATGGGGTCCCCTGTTTCCTCCAAGACAGAATCCGTATCGGATAAGGAGGACAAACCACCCCTGCCAGCAGCAGGAAGCACTGAGGGGCCAGATCAGCCCCCTCCACCTTGCCCAAGCCAAACTGGCAGCCCCCCAGTGAGCCTCATGAAGGGAGATGACAAGGATGAGGGCCCTGTTGCTGA ACAAGTGAAGAAGTCAACATTGAATCCCAATGCCAAGGAGTTCAATCCCACTAAGCCTCTGCTGTCTGTG AATAAATCCACCAGTACTCCAACTTCTCCTGGGCCCCGGACTCATTCAACCCCCTCCATCCCGGTGCTGACGGCAGGCCAGAGTGGGCTCTATAGCCCCCAGTATATTTCCTACATACCTCAGATCCACATGGGACCAGCTGTTCAG GCACCTCAGATGTATCCATATCCTGTGTCCAACTCAGTGCCTGGACAGCAGGGCAAGTACCGGGGAGCAAAAG gctccctgccccCCCAGCGCTCGGACCAACACCAGCCAGCCTCGGCCCCTCCGATGATGCAGGCCGCTGCCGCTGCCGGCCCACCTCTGGTGGCTGCCACACCCTATTCTTCCTACATCCCCTACAACCCACCACAGTTCCCAGGCCAGCCCACCATGATGCAGCCCATGGCCCACTACCCCTCGCAG CCGGTGTTTGCCCCCATGCTTCAAAGCAACCCACGCATGCTGACGTCGGGGAGCCATCCCCAGGCCATCGTGTCATCCTCCACCCCTCAGTACCCTTCTGCAGAGCAGCCCACCCCCCAAGCCCTTTATG CCACTGTTCACCAGTCCTATCCACACCATGCCACGCAGCTCCATGCCCACCAGCCGCAGCCGGCCACCACACCTACTGGGAGCCAGCCGCAGTCCCAGCATGCGGCCCCCAGTCCTGTCCAG CACCAGGCGGGGCAGGCCCCACACCTGGGCAGTGGACAGCCACAGCAGAATCTGTACCACCCAGGGGCCCTGACAGGCACACCGCCTTCTCTGCCGCCGGGACCTTCTGCCCAGTCCCCTCAGAGCAACTTCCCCCAGCCAGCCGCTGTGTACGCCATCCACCACCAGCAGCTGCCCCACGGCTTCACCAACATGGCCCATGTTACCCAG GCCCATGTCCAAACTGGAATCACAGCAGCCCCGCCCCCTCACCCTGGGGCTCCCCACCcgccccaggtgatgctgctgcacCCACCCCAGAGCCATGGGGGCCCCCCCCAAGGCGCAGTGCCCCAGAGTGGGGTGCCTGCACTCTCAGCTTCCACACCCTCACCCTACCCCTACATCGGACACCCCCAAG CCCCATGA
- the ATXN2L gene encoding ataxin-2-like protein isoform X5, translated as MLKPQPPQQTSQPQQPPPTQQAVARRPPGGTSPPNGGLPGPLASTSAPPGPPAAASPCLGPAAAAGSGLRRGAEGILAPQPPPQQQQHQERTGAAAIGSARGQSTGKGPPQSPVFEGVYNNSRMLHFLTAVVGSTCDVKVKNGTTYEGIFKTLSSKFELAVDAVHRKASEPAGGPRREDIVDTMVFKPSDVMLVHFRNVDFNYATKDKFTDSAIAMNSKVNGEHKEKVLQRWEGGDSNSDDYDLESDMSNGWDPNEMFKFNEENYGVKTTYDSSLSSYTVPLEKDNSEEFRQRELRAAQLAREIESSPQYRLRIAMENDDGRTEEEKHSAVQRQGSGRESPSLASREGKYIPLPQRVREGPRGGVRCSSSRGGRPGLSSLPPRGPHHLDNSSPGPGSETRGINGGPSRMSPKAQRPLRGAKTLSSPSSRPSGEASVPPPAAVLPFLPVGRMYPPRSPKSAAPAPISASCPEPPIGSAVPTSSASIPVTSAVVDPGVGSISPASPKISLAPTDVKELPAKEPGRTLESQELSRIAGKVPGLQNEQKRFQLEELRKFGAQFKLQPSSSPETSLDPFPPRILKEEAKGKEKEVDGLLTSEPMGSPVSSKTESVSDKEDKPPLPAAGSTEGPDQPPPPCPSQTGSPPVSLMKGDDKDEGPVAEQVKKSTLNPNAKEFNPTKPLLSVNKSTSTPTSPGPRTHSTPSIPVLTAGQSGLYSPQYISYIPQIHMGPAVQAPQMYPYPVSNSVPGQQGKYRGAKGSLPPQRSDQHQPASAPPMMQAAAAAGPPLVAATPYSSYIPYNPPQFPGQPTMMQPMAHYPSQPVFAPMLQSNPRMLTSGSHPQAIVSSSTPQYPSAEQPTPQALYATVHQSYPHHATQLHAHQPQPATTPTGSQPQSQHAAPSPVQHQAGQAPHLGSGQPQQNLYHPGALTGTPPSLPPGPSAQSPQSNFPQPAAVYAIHHQQLPHGFTNMAHVTQAHVQTGITAAPPPHPGAPHPPQVMLLHPPQSHGGPPQGAVPQSGVPALSASTPSPYPYIGHPQVQSHPSQQLPFHPPGN; from the exons ATGTTGAAGCCTCAGCCGCCACAACAGacctcccagccccagcagccgCCCCCCACGCAACAGGCCGTGGCCCGCCGGCCTCCCGGGGGCACCAGCCCTCCCAACGGCGGCCTCCCGGGGCCCCTGGCCTCCACCTCGGctcccccagggcctcctgccGCCGCTTCTCCCTGTCTGGGGCCTGCAGCCGCTGCCGGGAGCGGGCTCCGCCGGGGAGCCGAGGGCATCttggcaccgcagccgccgccgcagcAGCAGCAACATCAGGAGAGGACAGGGGCAGCGGCCATCGGCAGCGCCAG GGGACAAAGCACAGGAAAGGGACCCCCACAGTCACCG GTGTTTGAGGGTGTCTACAACAATTCCAGAATGCTGCATTTCCTTACAGCTGTTGTG GGCTCCACTTGTGATGTAAAGGTGAAGAATGGTACCACCTATGAAGGTATCTTCAAGACACTGAGCTCAAAG TTTGAACTGGCTGTAGACGCTGTGCACCGGAAAGCATCTGAGCCAGCAGGTGGTCCTCGTCGGGAGGACATAGTGGATACCATGGTATTTAAGCCAAGTGATGTCATGCTTGTCCACTTCCGAAATGTTGACTTCAATTATGCTACTAAAG ACAAGTTCACTGATTCAGCCATTGCCATGAACTCGAAGGTGAATGGGGAGCACAAAGAGAAGGTGCTTCAGCGTTGGGAGGGGGGCGACAGCAACAGCGATGACTACGACCTCGAGTCTGACATG tCCAATGGATGGGACCCCAATGAAATGTTCAAGTTCAATGAGGAGAACTATGGTGTGAAGACCACCTATGACAGCAGTCTCTCTTCTTACAC TGTGCCCTTAGAGAAAGACAACTCAGAAGAATTTCGACAAAGGGAGCTGCGTGCGGCCCAGTTGGCTCGAGAGATTGAATCGAGCCCCCAGTACCGCCTGAGGATCGCCATGGAGAACGATGATGGGCgcacagaggaggagaagcaCAGCGCAGTCCAGCGACAGGGTTCAGGGCGAGAGAGCCCCAGCTTGGCATCGAG GGAGGGAAAGTATATCCCTCTACCCCAACGAGTTCGGGAAGGTCCCCGGGGAGGAGTTCGATGCAGTAGCTCTCGGGGTGGCCGTCCTGGCCTTAGCTCTTTGCCACCTCGTGGTCCTCACCATCTTGACAATAGCAGTCCCGGCCCAGGTTCTGAGACACGTGGTATCAATGGAG gtcctTCCCGCATGTCCCCTAAGGCACAGCGGCCTCTGAGAGGTGCCAAGACTCTCTCTTCTCCCAGCAGCAGGCCTTCTGGAGAAGCTTCTGTTCCACCTCCTGCTGCAG TTCTCCCATTTCTTCCAGTGGGCCGGATGTACCCCCCACGCTCTCCCAAgtcagctgcccctgccccaatCTCAGCTTCCTGTCCAGAGCCTCCCATCGGCTCAGCAGTACCAACCTCTTCAGCTTCCATCCCTGTGACATCAGCAGTTGTGGATCCTGGAGTAGGCTCCATTTCCCCAGCTTCTCCAAAGATCTCACTGGCCCCCACGGATG TAAAAGAACTTCCAGCCAAGGAACCTGGGAGAACTCTGGAGTCCCAGGAGCTGTCCCGGATAGCTGGGAAAg TCCCTGGCCTTCAGAACGAACAGAAACGCTTTCAACTGGAAGAACTGAGAAAGTTTGGGGCCCAGTTTAAG CTTCAGCCCAGTAGCTCCCCTGAGACCAGCCTGGATCCTTTTCCTCCCCGGATCCTAAAGGAGGAGGccaaagggaaggagaaggaagttgATGGTCTTTTGACTTCAGAGCCCATGGGGTCCCCTGTTTCCTCCAAGACAGAATCCGTATCGGATAAGGAGGACAAACCACCCCTGCCAGCAGCAGGAAGCACTGAGGGGCCAGATCAGCCCCCTCCACCTTGCCCAAGCCAAACTGGCAGCCCCCCAGTGAGCCTCATGAAGGGAGATGACAAGGATGAGGGCCCTGTTGCTGA ACAAGTGAAGAAGTCAACATTGAATCCCAATGCCAAGGAGTTCAATCCCACTAAGCCTCTGCTGTCTGTG AATAAATCCACCAGTACTCCAACTTCTCCTGGGCCCCGGACTCATTCAACCCCCTCCATCCCGGTGCTGACGGCAGGCCAGAGTGGGCTCTATAGCCCCCAGTATATTTCCTACATACCTCAGATCCACATGGGACCAGCTGTTCAG GCACCTCAGATGTATCCATATCCTGTGTCCAACTCAGTGCCTGGACAGCAGGGCAAGTACCGGGGAGCAAAAG gctccctgccccCCCAGCGCTCGGACCAACACCAGCCAGCCTCGGCCCCTCCGATGATGCAGGCCGCTGCCGCTGCCGGCCCACCTCTGGTGGCTGCCACACCCTATTCTTCCTACATCCCCTACAACCCACCACAGTTCCCAGGCCAGCCCACCATGATGCAGCCCATGGCCCACTACCCCTCGCAG CCGGTGTTTGCCCCCATGCTTCAAAGCAACCCACGCATGCTGACGTCGGGGAGCCATCCCCAGGCCATCGTGTCATCCTCCACCCCTCAGTACCCTTCTGCAGAGCAGCCCACCCCCCAAGCCCTTTATG CCACTGTTCACCAGTCCTATCCACACCATGCCACGCAGCTCCATGCCCACCAGCCGCAGCCGGCCACCACACCTACTGGGAGCCAGCCGCAGTCCCAGCATGCGGCCCCCAGTCCTGTCCAG CACCAGGCGGGGCAGGCCCCACACCTGGGCAGTGGACAGCCACAGCAGAATCTGTACCACCCAGGGGCCCTGACAGGCACACCGCCTTCTCTGCCGCCGGGACCTTCTGCCCAGTCCCCTCAGAGCAACTTCCCCCAGCCAGCCGCTGTGTACGCCATCCACCACCAGCAGCTGCCCCACGGCTTCACCAACATGGCCCATGTTACCCAG GCCCATGTCCAAACTGGAATCACAGCAGCCCCGCCCCCTCACCCTGGGGCTCCCCACCcgccccaggtgatgctgctgcacCCACCCCAGAGCCATGGGGGCCCCCCCCAAGGCGCAGTGCCCCAGAGTGGGGTGCCTGCACTCTCAGCTTCCACACCCTCACCCTACCCCTACATCGGACACCCCCAAG TTCAATCTCATCCCTCCCAGCAGCTCCCCTTCCACCCCCCGGGGAACTGA